One segment of Synchiropus splendidus isolate RoL2022-P1 chromosome 4, RoL_Sspl_1.0, whole genome shotgun sequence DNA contains the following:
- the med10 gene encoding mediator of RNA polymerase II transcription subunit 10, giving the protein MADKFDNLEEHLEKFVENIRQLGIIVSDFQPSSQTGLNQKLNSMITGLQDIEKCRQQLHEINVPLEVFEYIDQGRNPQLYTKECLERALARNEQVKGKIDTMMKFKSLLISELSKVFPEDMAKYKAIHGDDAPSL; this is encoded by the exons ATGGCGGACAAGTTCGACAACCTCGAGGAGCACCTGGAGAAGTTTGTGGAGAACATTCGACAATTAGGAATCATCGTGAGTGATTTTCAGCCCAGCAGCCAGACAGGACTGAACCAGAAGCT AAACTCGATGATAACTGGGCTTCAAGACATCGAGAAGTGCCGTCAGCAGCTCCATGAGATCAATGTTCCGCTAGAGGTGTTCGA GTACATTGACCAAGGCAGAAACCCACAGCTGTACACCAAAGAGTGTCTGGAGCGAGCACTGGCCCGCAACGAGCAGGTCAAAGGAAAGATAGACACAATGATG AAATTCAAAAGTCTTCTCATCTCTGAGCTGAGCAAAGTTTTTCCAGAGGATATGGCGAAGTACAAGGCTATACATGGTGATGATGCCCCTTCCTTGTGA